One uncultured Alphaproteobacteria bacterium genomic region harbors:
- a CDS encoding Smr protein/MutS2-like protein produces the protein MGRKRPPPITAEDARLWAQVTRDAKPLGDAPRPEIAADPPRPPDDEPPGFDLPGPRLPAMRPAPGAVRRHAILTHGSTANIDKRTAERFKKGEMQIEARLDLHGLTREAAHDALQDFMRDSFERGRRCVIVVTGKGRRSDGVGILRSEVPRWLNEAQLRPLILSFAYAQPRDGGEGALYVFLRRERER, from the coding sequence ATGGGTCGTAAGCGTCCGCCGCCGATCACCGCCGAGGACGCGCGCCTGTGGGCCCAGGTCACCCGCGACGCCAAGCCGCTCGGCGACGCACCGCGACCGGAGATCGCCGCCGATCCGCCGCGCCCGCCCGACGACGAACCCCCCGGGTTCGACCTGCCGGGGCCGCGCCTGCCGGCGATGCGGCCGGCCCCGGGTGCGGTTCGCCGCCATGCGATCCTTACCCACGGCTCCACCGCGAACATCGACAAGCGCACCGCCGAACGCTTCAAGAAGGGCGAAATGCAGATCGAGGCGCGGCTCGACCTGCACGGCCTCACCCGCGAAGCCGCCCACGACGCGTTGCAGGACTTCATGCGCGATAGCTTCGAGCGCGGCCGCCGCTGCGTCATCGTCGTCACCGGCAAGGGCCGCCGCTCCGACGGCGTCGGCATTCTCCGCTCGGAAGTGCCGCGCTGGCTCAACGAGGCGCAACTGCGGCCGCTGATCCTCTCGTTCGCCTACGCCCAGCCCCGCGACGGCGGCGAGGGCGCGCTCTACGTCTTCCTCCGGCGGGAGCGCGAGCGGTGA
- a CDS encoding Uncharacterized HTH-type transcriptional regulator Smed_0045: protein MIERRIPKNVVTENGPDPIDVHVGQRIRLRRNLVGMTQEQLASSVGVTFQQIQKYERGFNRVSASRLYDIGNVLSVPISFFFQDVSTQVAEERYGSLPETFEPRSAAHLAEDDGFAEDPLSRTETLELVRNYWKIRNEKARAQVYALVKAMAQSES, encoded by the coding sequence ATGATCGAACGCCGTATTCCCAAGAACGTCGTGACCGAGAACGGTCCGGACCCCATCGACGTTCACGTCGGCCAGAGGATCCGCCTGCGCCGCAACCTCGTCGGCATGACCCAGGAGCAACTCGCGTCGTCCGTGGGCGTGACCTTCCAGCAGATTCAGAAGTACGAGCGCGGCTTCAACCGCGTCAGCGCCAGCCGTCTCTACGATATCGGCAACGTGCTGTCGGTGCCGATCAGCTTCTTCTTCCAGGACGTTTCCACCCAGGTGGCGGAGGAGCGCTACGGCTCGCTGCCGGAAACCTTCGAGCCCCGCTCGGCCGCCCACCTCGCCGAGGACGACGGCTTCGCCGAGGATCCGCTGTCGCGCACCGAGACCCTCGAGCTGGTGCGCAATTACTGGAAAATCCGCAACGAGAAGGCGCGCGCCCAGGTTTACGCCCTGGTCAAGGCGATGGCGCAGTCCGAGAGCTGA
- the hslV gene encoding peptidase component of the HslUV protease (Evidence 2a : Function of homologous gene experimentally demonstrated in an other organism; PubMedId : 10368140, 10693812, 8244018, 9003766, 9013898, 9177170, 9257689; Product type e : enzyme): MEPQSWHGTTVVSVRKDGRVVIAADGQVTLGNTVVKSTARKVRRLGDGKVLAGFAGATADAFTLFERLEAKLERYPGQLTRACVELAKDWRTDRYLRRLEAMMAVADAETSLILSGTGDVLEPDDALIGIGSGGPFALAAARAMIDRPDFDAEAVARRAVEIAADICIYTNRNIVVESL, from the coding sequence GTGGAACCCCAATCCTGGCACGGGACCACCGTGGTCTCGGTCCGCAAGGACGGCCGCGTGGTGATCGCCGCCGACGGCCAAGTCACCCTCGGCAACACCGTGGTCAAATCCACCGCGCGCAAGGTCCGCCGCCTCGGCGACGGCAAGGTGCTGGCGGGTTTCGCCGGCGCCACCGCCGACGCTTTTACGCTGTTCGAACGGCTGGAGGCGAAGCTCGAACGCTACCCGGGCCAGCTCACCCGCGCCTGCGTCGAACTCGCCAAGGACTGGCGCACCGACCGCTACCTCCGCCGCCTCGAGGCGATGATGGCGGTGGCCGACGCCGAAACCTCGCTGATCCTCTCCGGCACCGGCGACGTGCTGGAGCCCGACGACGCGTTGATCGGCATCGGCTCCGGCGGGCCGTTCGCGCTCGCCGCGGCGCGCGCGATGATCGACCGCCCCGATTTCGACGCCGAGGCGGTGGCGCGCCGCGCCGTCGAGATCGCCGCCGACATCTGCATCTACACCAACCGCAACATCGTGGTCGAAAGCCTATGA
- the hslU gene encoding molecular chaperone and ATPase component of HslUV protease (Evidence 2a : Function of homologous gene experimentally demonstrated in an other organism; PubMedId : 10368140, 10693812, 20370831, 8244018, 9003766, 9722513; Product type f : factor) encodes MTSFSPREIVSELDRHIVGQTDAKRAVAVALRNRWRRQQLAEGLREEVLPKNILMIGPTGVGKTEIARRLAKLAQAPFIKVEATKFTEVGYVGRDVESIVRDLLEAAIQMTRARLRQDVRAKAELAAEDRVLDALVGASANPETRQKFRAMLRQGELDGRTIEIDLKDAGGGALPTFDIPNMPGAQMGVLNLNDIFGKAFGGQTRKRKVTVSESYDLLIADESDRLLDEEQVIREAIRSAENDGIVFIDEIDKICARSEQRGGADVSREGVQRDLLPLIEGTSVTTKHGAVKTDHILFIASGAFHLAKPSDLLPELQGRLPNRVELKALDRDDFKRILTEPEASLIRQYVALLATENVTLEFQDDAIDAIADLAAEINNSIENIGARRLQTVLERLLEEISFTAADRSGETVAITADLVRERVGTLAKSSDLSKFIL; translated from the coding sequence ATGACCTCCTTCAGTCCCCGCGAAATCGTCTCCGAGCTCGACCGCCACATCGTCGGCCAGACCGACGCCAAGCGCGCGGTCGCCGTGGCGCTCCGCAACCGCTGGCGCCGCCAGCAGCTCGCCGAGGGCCTGCGCGAGGAGGTGTTGCCGAAGAACATCCTGATGATCGGCCCCACCGGCGTCGGCAAGACCGAAATCGCCCGCCGCCTCGCCAAGCTCGCGCAGGCGCCGTTCATCAAGGTCGAAGCGACCAAGTTCACCGAAGTCGGCTACGTCGGCCGCGACGTCGAGAGCATCGTCCGCGACCTTCTCGAAGCCGCGATCCAGATGACCCGCGCGCGCCTGCGCCAGGACGTGCGCGCCAAGGCCGAACTCGCCGCCGAGGACCGCGTCCTCGACGCCCTGGTCGGCGCGTCCGCCAACCCCGAAACCCGCCAGAAGTTCCGCGCGATGCTGCGTCAGGGCGAACTCGACGGCCGCACCATCGAGATCGATCTCAAGGACGCGGGCGGCGGCGCGCTGCCGACCTTCGACATCCCCAACATGCCGGGCGCGCAGATGGGCGTGCTCAATCTCAACGACATCTTCGGCAAGGCGTTCGGCGGCCAGACGCGGAAGCGCAAGGTCACGGTGTCGGAAAGCTACGACCTGCTGATCGCCGACGAAAGCGACCGCCTGCTCGACGAGGAGCAGGTGATCCGCGAGGCGATCCGCTCGGCCGAGAACGACGGCATCGTCTTCATCGACGAGATCGACAAGATCTGCGCCCGGTCCGAGCAGCGCGGCGGCGCCGACGTCTCGCGCGAGGGCGTGCAGCGCGACCTTCTGCCGCTGATCGAGGGCACCTCGGTCACCACCAAGCACGGCGCGGTCAAGACCGACCATATCCTGTTCATCGCCTCGGGTGCGTTCCACCTCGCCAAGCCGTCGGACCTGCTGCCCGAGCTTCAGGGCCGCCTGCCCAACCGCGTCGAACTCAAGGCGCTCGATCGCGACGACTTCAAACGCATCCTCACCGAGCCGGAGGCGAGCCTGATCCGCCAGTACGTCGCGCTGCTCGCCACCGAGAACGTCACCCTCGAATTCCAGGACGACGCGATCGACGCGATCGCCGACCTCGCCGCGGAAATCAACAACTCGATCGAGAACATCGGCGCGCGGCGGCTCCAGACCGTCCTCGAACGCCTGCTCGAAGAGATCTCCTTCACCGCCGCCGACCGCTCCGGCGAAACCGTCGCGATCACCGCCGATCTCGTCCGCGAGCGGGTCGGAACGCTGGCGAAATCGTCCGACCTGTCGAAGTTCATTTTGTAG
- a CDS encoding conserved hypothetical protein (Evidence 4 : Homologs of previously reported genes of unknown function): MSAAETRKQRMEKEFDYRVLQHGVSSGRLKIFTDFRVFNQGHSPTYSPWDNVAPLLVLVLLSLALLVLVGIIVGVLALVLSVVLYAFLIRIWVMHRLHERTRQAMMQNLYNWELLWGMGGVVLANERTGQMCHAPGGNWRTFVVTGLADIASALRGDTDMANLREQGSMNRGDGR; encoded by the coding sequence ATGTCCGCCGCCGAGACCCGCAAGCAACGCATGGAGAAGGAGTTCGACTACCGTGTCCTGCAGCACGGCGTCAGCTCCGGCCGCCTCAAGATCTTCACCGACTTCCGCGTCTTCAACCAGGGCCACTCGCCCACCTACAGCCCGTGGGACAACGTCGCGCCGCTGCTGGTGCTGGTGCTGCTGAGCCTGGCGCTGCTGGTGCTGGTGGGAATCATCGTCGGGGTGCTGGCGCTGGTGCTCTCGGTGGTGCTCTACGCCTTCCTGATCCGCATCTGGGTGATGCACCGGCTGCACGAGCGCACCCGCCAGGCGATGATGCAGAATCTGTACAACTGGGAACTCCTGTGGGGGATGGGCGGCGTGGTGCTGGCCAACGAGCGCACCGGCCAGATGTGCCACGCGCCGGGCGGCAACTGGCGCACCTTCGTGGTCACCGGTCTGGCCGACATCGCGAGCGCCCTGCGCGGCGACACCGACATGGCGAACCTGCGCGAACAGGGCTCGATGAACCGGGGAGACGGACGATGA
- a CDS encoding Predicted transcriptional regulator, producing MTPFGLRLRELRAARGVTLSAMAAEIGISAAYLSALERGHRGTPTPGLIQQICGYFGLIWDDVETLKRLANLSHPRVTLDTSGLTPGATALANELAREIRSLPEPTIQELRKVLAEKRGKERKR from the coding sequence GTGACGCCCTTCGGCCTGCGGCTGCGCGAACTCCGCGCCGCGCGCGGCGTCACCCTCTCCGCCATGGCCGCCGAGATCGGCATTTCCGCCGCCTATCTCTCCGCCCTCGAACGCGGGCACCGCGGCACGCCCACGCCGGGCCTGATCCAGCAGATCTGCGGCTACTTCGGCCTGATCTGGGACGACGTCGAAACCTTGAAGCGCCTCGCCAACCTCTCCCACCCCCGGGTCACGCTCGACACCTCCGGCCTCACGCCGGGCGCCACCGCGCTCGCCAACGAACTCGCCCGGGAGATCCGTTCGTTGCCGGAGCCGACGATCCAGGAATTGCGCAAAGTGCTGGCGGAAAAACGCGGTAAGGAGCGGAAGAGGTAA
- the hisA gene encoding 1-(5-phosphoribosyl)-5-((5-phosphoribosylamino)methylideneamino) imidazole-4-carboxamide isomerase: MILFPAIDLKDGVCVRLYKGEMTQATVFNASPADQAARFVVAGCRWLHVVDLNGAFAGRPVNADAVAAILAVAHDNDVEVQLGGGIRDMATIEDWLGRGVSRVILGTAALRDPQLVKDACRLHPGRIAVGIDARDGRVAVEGWAETSEVTAEDLALRFADAGVSAIVHTDISRDGALQGANVAASARLAEACGIPVIVSGGVAGLADIAAVAATRASGVAGAIAGRALYDGKLDLVEACKILAAA; encoded by the coding sequence ATGATTCTCTTCCCCGCCATCGATCTCAAGGACGGCGTCTGCGTGCGCCTGTACAAGGGCGAAATGACCCAGGCGACGGTGTTCAACGCCTCGCCCGCCGACCAAGCGGCGCGCTTCGTCGTCGCCGGATGCCGCTGGCTGCACGTCGTCGACCTCAACGGCGCGTTCGCGGGCAGGCCGGTCAACGCCGACGCGGTCGCCGCGATTCTCGCCGTCGCCCACGACAACGACGTCGAGGTGCAGCTCGGCGGCGGCATCCGCGACATGGCGACGATCGAGGACTGGCTCGGGCGCGGCGTCTCCCGGGTGATTCTCGGCACCGCGGCGCTGCGCGACCCGCAGCTGGTGAAGGACGCGTGCCGCCTGCACCCCGGCCGCATCGCCGTGGGGATCGACGCGCGCGACGGCCGGGTGGCGGTCGAGGGCTGGGCGGAAACCTCCGAGGTGACCGCCGAGGATCTGGCGCTGCGCTTCGCCGACGCCGGAGTTTCCGCGATCGTCCACACCGACATTTCGCGCGACGGCGCGCTTCAAGGCGCGAACGTCGCGGCGTCGGCGCGGCTCGCCGAGGCGTGTGGCATTCCGGTGATCGTCTCGGGCGGCGTCGCTGGGCTCGCCGACATCGCCGCGGTGGCGGCGACGCGCGCGAGCGGCGTCGCCGGCGCGATCGCCGGACGCGCGCTTTACGACGGCAAGCTCGACCTCGTCGAAGCCTGCAAGATCCTGGCGGCGGCGTAG
- the hisB gene encoding Imidazoleglycerol-phosphate dehydratase — protein sequence MRIGTVERVTRETAISVRVDLDGTGVYDVETGVGFLDHMLEQLSRHSLIDLTVRAKGDTHIDAHHTTEDSALAIGQAVARALGDRTGIRRYGDALIPMDESLARCALDLSNRPYLVWRVELAAPKLGTMETELFREWFQAFAQTCGATLHVESLHPGGNTHHVIEACFKALARALRAAVEIDPRAAQAVPSTKGVLGGSLS from the coding sequence ATGCGAATCGGAACGGTCGAGCGGGTGACTCGGGAAACCGCGATTTCCGTGCGGGTCGACCTGGACGGAACCGGCGTCTACGACGTCGAAACCGGCGTCGGCTTCCTCGACCACATGCTCGAACAGCTTTCCCGTCACAGCCTCATCGACCTCACCGTCCGCGCCAAGGGCGACACCCACATCGACGCCCATCACACCACCGAGGACTCCGCCCTCGCGATCGGCCAGGCGGTCGCCCGGGCGCTCGGCGACCGCACCGGCATCCGCCGCTACGGCGACGCCCTGATTCCGATGGACGAAAGCCTCGCGCGCTGCGCCCTCGACCTTTCGAACCGCCCCTATCTGGTGTGGCGGGTGGAGCTTGCCGCGCCCAAGCTCGGCACCATGGAAACCGAGTTGTTCCGCGAGTGGTTCCAGGCGTTCGCACAAACCTGCGGCGCCACCCTGCACGTCGAGTCCCTCCACCCCGGCGGCAACACCCACCACGTGATCGAGGCCTGCTTCAAGGCGCTCGCCCGCGCGTTGCGCGCCGCCGTCGAGATCGACCCGCGCGCCGCCCAGGCGGTGCCGTCGACCAAGGGCGTGCTCGGCGGATCGCTGTCATGA
- a CDS encoding putative L-lactate dehydrogenase (Evidence 3 : Function proposed based on presence of conserved amino acid motif, structural feature or limited homology), translating into MSDDRAAVLAAIARRRAGTAEARADAADHRIARPPAAPRLGFVAAATAAGRSLADVFAEVATRAGATVHRVARAAEVAEAVRRIWRDAALEGPLVRADDPLCAACDDLADAHTGAATGDERVGISRAAAAIAETGSLVLLSSAETPTTANFLPETHIVIVGETEVVPAFEEIWQTLRARNDVPRTVNLITGPSRTGDIELTLQIGVHGPRALHVVVFGDGS; encoded by the coding sequence ATGAGCGACGACCGCGCCGCCGTGCTGGCGGCGATCGCACGCCGCCGCGCCGGAACCGCCGAGGCCCGCGCCGACGCCGCCGACCACCGCATCGCCAGGCCGCCGGCGGCGCCGCGCCTCGGCTTCGTCGCCGCCGCGACCGCCGCCGGACGCAGCCTCGCCGACGTGTTCGCCGAGGTCGCGACCCGCGCGGGCGCGACCGTCCACCGCGTCGCGCGCGCCGCCGAGGTTGCCGAGGCGGTGCGCCGGATCTGGCGCGACGCCGCGCTCGAAGGCCCGCTGGTGCGCGCCGACGACCCGCTCTGCGCCGCCTGCGACGATCTTGCCGACGCCCATACCGGCGCCGCGACCGGCGACGAGCGGGTCGGCATCTCGCGCGCCGCGGCGGCGATCGCCGAGACCGGCTCGCTGGTGCTGCTGTCCTCCGCCGAAACTCCGACCACCGCCAACTTCCTTCCCGAAACCCACATCGTGATCGTCGGCGAGACCGAGGTGGTTCCGGCTTTCGAAGAGATCTGGCAGACGTTGCGCGCGCGCAACGACGTCCCCCGCACCGTCAACCTGATCACCGGCCCCTCGCGCACCGGCGACATCGAACTCACCCTGCAGATCGGCGTGCACGGCCCGCGCGCGCTGCATGTCGTGGTGTTCGGCGATGGGTCGTAA
- the lutB gene encoding Lactate utilization protein B: protein MSLLKSERFAANARAAIADAKLQAALVNIRTMFQSGRARQVAATPEFEDLRDAGAALKRETLANLDAYLARFIAAAEARGAKVHLCADARSARETIAAICRERGAKLVTKGKSMVTEEIGLNPYLIEQGFTPVETDLGEYIIQLRNEPPSHIIAPAVHVKKEQVAETFRAAHSELPADRDLSTHDSLLAEARAELRARFLSADVGITGANMLIAETGQMVLVTNEGNGDLTQTLPKCHVVVASLEKLVPTLDDAATVLRLLGRSATGQHASSYTTLSVGTRRADELDGPEAAHVVIVDNGRSAMLDTPFEEMLRCIRCGACMNHCPVFVTVGGHAYGSVYVGPMGSVLTPLLQELDSARYLPHACTMCGRCAEVCPMEIPLPDLLRRLRFQTHDRKLTSRVSRAGLAAWTFLAERPRLMRAASRFGGWAMRLSGKGALRHWPLAGEWTRARDLPAPEGGGFVARANANRGD from the coding sequence ATGAGCCTGCTCAAAAGCGAGCGCTTCGCCGCCAACGCCCGCGCCGCGATCGCCGACGCCAAGCTCCAGGCCGCGCTCGTCAACATCCGCACGATGTTCCAGAGCGGCCGCGCGCGGCAGGTGGCGGCCACCCCCGAATTCGAGGACCTGCGCGACGCCGGCGCGGCCCTCAAGCGCGAAACCCTCGCCAACCTCGACGCCTACCTCGCCCGCTTCATCGCCGCGGCGGAGGCCCGGGGCGCCAAGGTCCACCTGTGCGCCGATGCGCGTTCCGCGCGCGAAACGATTGCCGCGATCTGCCGCGAGCGAGGGGCGAAGCTGGTCACCAAGGGCAAGTCGATGGTGACCGAGGAGATCGGCCTCAATCCCTATCTGATCGAACAGGGCTTCACCCCGGTGGAGACCGACCTCGGCGAATACATCATCCAGCTCCGCAACGAACCGCCGAGCCACATCATCGCCCCGGCGGTGCACGTGAAGAAGGAGCAGGTGGCGGAAACCTTCCGCGCCGCCCATTCCGAACTCCCCGCCGACCGCGACCTCTCGACCCACGACTCCTTGCTCGCCGAGGCCCGCGCCGAGCTGCGCGCCCGCTTCCTCTCCGCCGACGTCGGCATCACCGGCGCCAACATGCTGATCGCGGAAACCGGGCAGATGGTGCTCGTCACCAACGAGGGCAACGGCGACCTCACCCAGACCCTGCCGAAGTGCCACGTCGTCGTCGCCTCGCTCGAAAAGCTGGTGCCGACGCTCGACGACGCGGCGACGGTGCTGCGCCTGCTCGGGCGCTCGGCCACCGGGCAGCATGCGTCCTCCTACACCACGCTGTCGGTCGGCACCCGCCGCGCGGACGAGCTCGACGGGCCGGAGGCCGCGCACGTCGTGATCGTCGACAACGGCCGCAGCGCCATGCTCGACACGCCGTTCGAGGAGATGCTGCGCTGCATCCGCTGCGGCGCGTGCATGAACCACTGCCCGGTGTTCGTCACCGTCGGCGGCCACGCCTACGGCTCGGTCTACGTCGGACCGATGGGCTCGGTGCTGACGCCGCTGCTGCAGGAGCTGGACTCGGCGCGCTATCTGCCGCACGCCTGCACCATGTGCGGCCGTTGCGCGGAGGTCTGCCCGATGGAAATTCCGCTGCCGGACCTGCTGCGGCGCCTGCGGTTTCAAACCCACGACCGCAAACTCACCTCGCGGGTCAGCCGCGCCGGTCTGGCGGCCTGGACCTTCCTTGCCGAACGGCCGCGCCTGATGCGCGCGGCGAGCCGCTTCGGCGGCTGGGCGATGCGTCTTTCCGGCAAGGGCGCGCTGCGGCACTGGCCGCTCGCGGGAGAATGGACCCGCGCCCGCGACCTCCCCGCGCCCGAGGGCGGCGGCTTCGTCGCCCGCGCCAACGCGAACCGCGGAGACTGA
- the hisH gene encoding Imidazole glycerol phosphate synthase subunit HisH — MKTVAIVDYGSGNLRSAAKAFARAASEADLPFEIRVTDDAAAIRAADRIVLPGVGAFGDCGAGLAARAGVVEALEAAVIAGGRPFFGICVGMQLLAAEGREHGVHPGLGWVPGAVERLADVPGRKIPHMGWNDLILKPQGAAHPVFRDLPAGGQVYFVHSYAFAADRPEHVLAVTDYGGEIAAAIGRDNIVGTQFHPEKSQAVGLAVIRNFLAWDPAR; from the coding sequence ATGAAGACCGTCGCGATCGTCGACTACGGATCCGGCAACCTGCGCTCCGCCGCCAAGGCGTTCGCCCGCGCCGCGAGCGAGGCGGATCTGCCGTTCGAAATCCGCGTCACCGACGACGCCGCGGCGATCCGCGCCGCCGACCGCATCGTTCTGCCCGGCGTCGGCGCGTTCGGCGACTGCGGTGCCGGGCTGGCGGCGCGCGCGGGCGTCGTCGAAGCCCTGGAGGCCGCGGTGATCGCCGGCGGCCGCCCGTTCTTCGGCATCTGCGTCGGCATGCAGCTGCTCGCCGCCGAGGGCCGCGAGCACGGCGTCCATCCCGGCCTCGGCTGGGTGCCGGGCGCGGTCGAACGCCTCGCCGACGTCCCCGGACGCAAGATTCCGCACATGGGCTGGAACGATCTGATCCTCAAACCGCAGGGCGCCGCGCACCCGGTGTTCCGCGATCTTCCCGCGGGCGGTCAGGTCTACTTCGTCCACAGCTACGCGTTCGCCGCGGACCGGCCGGAGCACGTGCTCGCGGTCACCGACTACGGCGGCGAGATCGCCGCCGCGATCGGCCGCGACAACATCGTCGGCACCCAGTTCCACCCGGAAAAAAGCCAGGCGGTCGGGCTCGCCGTGATCCGCAACTTCCTCGCCTGGGACCCTGCCCGATGA